The proteins below come from a single Pristiophorus japonicus isolate sPriJap1 chromosome 18, sPriJap1.hap1, whole genome shotgun sequence genomic window:
- the LOC139229007 gene encoding uncharacterized protein, producing the protein MSVTLATTERGASIAAMSTKSGSSAITSAQATPSSGSTVQATNSISTRASSATQSFSPGSTTLTSVATETGASKISASTSITSSPETTPHLSVSSIGTREITNSPPTQSPPLTSSTGTIFTTETSGSSTLQSSATESSPSSPLSTLSSSAKVDTTSSRSTPSISRSESSSPTSTIVTLATTETGLQSCNPDHLSHKSPNAQIYTGCSGSYNLPSTIPQLTSTVLSTPERANSSPTQSSSTASTTLKLATTATSASIAATSTKSGLSAITSAQATPSSGSTVQATNSISTRPSSATQSSSPRSTTLTSVATETGASKISASTSITSSPETTPQSSVSSVGTREITNSPPTQSPPLTSSTGTIFTTETSGSSTLQSSATESSPSSPLSTLSSSAAVDTTNFRSTPPISGSESSSSTTTIVTLATTETATFTRLTSRVLSTTEKANSSPTQSPSITSTTVTLATTATSKTKQLTTYCGTTVCSALF; encoded by the exons ATGAGTGTGACACTTGCGACAACTGAAAGAG GTGCATCTATTGCAGCCATGTCAACTAAATCTGGGTCATCAGCAATAACATCTGCACAGGCAACGCCTTCATCTGGCAgtacagtgcaggcaacaaattccatatcaacaagagcaagctcagccacacaatcattTTCACCAGGAAGCACAACATTGACATCAGTTGCCACtgaaacag GTGCTTCAAAAATATCAGCATCAACTTCAATCacatcatctccagaaacaactccACATTTATCAGTGTCATCCATTGGTACAAGAGAGATAACAAATTCCCCACCAACACAATCACCTCCACTGACTAGCAGTACTGGGACAATATTCACAACTGAAACAA GTGGATCCAGTACACTGCAATCATCTGCCACTGAGTCATCACCATCATCTCCACTgtcaacattgtcatcttctgCTAAAGTAGACACAACAAGTTCTAGATCAACACCATCAATTTCACGATCAGAATCATCTTCCCCAACAAGCACGATAGTGACACTTGCTACAACTGAAACAG gactgCAGTCCTGTAATCCTGATCATCTAAGCCACAAGTCTCCTAATGCACAGATTTACACTGGTTGCTCAGGCTCATACAATCTGCCCT caaccattccacagttaacatctacagtgctcagtacacctgagagagcaaattcatcaccaacacaatcatcTTCCACAGCGAGCACAACTTTGAAATTAGCCACAACAGCAACAA GTGCATCTATTGCAGCCACGTCAACTAAATCTGGATTATCAGCAATAACATCTGCACAGGCAACACCTTCATCTGGCAgtacagtgcaggcaacaaattccatatcaacaagaccaagctcagccacacaatcatcttcaccaCGAAGCACGACATTGACTTCAGTTGCCACtgaaacag GTGCTTCAAAAATATCAGCATCAACTTCAATCacatcatctccagaaacaactccACAATCATCAGTGTCATCCGTCGGGACAAGAGAGATAACAAATTCCCCACCAACACAATCACCTCCACTGACTAGCAGTACTGGGACAATATTCACAactgaaacaa GTGGATCCAGTACACTGCAATCATCTGCCACTGAGTCATCACCATCATCTCCACTgtcaacattgtcatcttctgCTGCAGTAGACACAACAAATTTTAGATCAACGCCACCAATTTCAGGATCAGAATCATCTTCCTCGACAACCACGATCGTGACACTTGCTACAACTGAAACAG CAACCTTTACACGGTTAACATCGAGAGTGCTCAGTACAACAGAGAAAGCAAattcatcaccaacacaatcaCCTTCCATCACGAGCACTACTGTGACATTAGCCACAACAGCAACAAGTAAGACAAAACAATTAACAACCTATTGTGGGACAACAGTTTGCAGTGCTCTCTTTTAA